GAGGGCAACGGCGAACGCGTGGGCATCGTCGCGCACGGGTCGAACGTCACCGAGGCCGTGATGGCGCGGCGCGCGATCGAGGCGAGCGAGGCGCGCTACCGCTTCCTCGCGAACGCAATCCCGGTGCAGGTGTGGACCGCGACGCCCGACGGCGCGCTCGACTTCGTTAGCGACCGCACCGCGCGCTCGCTCGGTCGTCCGGCCCACGCGCTGCTGGGCCCCGGATGGCTCGACGTCGTGCATCCCGACGACGTCGCGGCCGCGACGGAGCGGTGGCAGCAGTCGCTGCGCACGGGCGAGCCGTACGAGGTGGAGTTCCGCCTCCGCAGCGCGGAGCACGGCGCCTACCGCTGGCACCTCGGCCGCGCGATCGCGCAGCGCGGCGACGACGGCGAGGTGCTCGCCTGGTTCGGCACGAACACCGACATCGAGGAGTCGAAGCGCGCGCAGGCGGAGCTGCAGCGGCTGACGCAGGAAGCGCTCGACGCCAACCGCGCGAAGAGCGACTTCCTCGCCGCGATGAGCCACGACCTGCGCACGCCGCTGAACGCGATCGGCGGCTATGCGCAGCTCATGGAGATGGGCGTGCGCGGGCCGATCACCGACGAGCAGCGCACCGACCTCGCGCGGATCCAGCGCGCGAAGGAGCACCTCGACCGGCTGGTGAGCGACGTGCTGAGCTTCGCGAAGCTCGGCGCGGGACGCATCGACCTGCGCCGGCACACGGTGGAGGCGCGCGCGCTCGTCGCTTCGGTGCTGGAGATGATCGGGCCGCAGCTCGAGGAGAAGCGGCTGGAGCTGCGCGCGCCCGACGTGCCTAACGGGATCCTCATCGCGTGCGACATCGACAAGACGCGGCAGATCCTCGTCAACCTGCTCGCGAACGCGCTGAAGTTCACCCCCGCCGGCGGCACGATCGCGATCGCCGTGCGCGCGGCGTCGGCGGTCGTCTCCATCGACGTCACCGACAACGGCATCGGGATCCCCGGCGACCAGCTCGAGCGCATCTTCCAGCCGTTCGCGCAGGCCGAGCGCGCGCTCGACCCGCGCGAGCAGGGCGTGGGACTCGGGCTCGCGATCAGCCGTCAGCTCGCGCGCGCGATGGCCGGCGAGCTGCGCGTGAGCAGCGCCCCCGGCGTGGGCTCGACGTTCACGCTCACGCTGCCGCGGCACGCCGGCTGAGCGTCAGCGCTGCGCAGAGGGCGCCGCGGGCTGCGCGGCGGCGTACGACGCCCGGAACCGCGCGTACACGTCGTCGTACGCGCGATGCGCCGCCGGGTCGGGGTGCTCGAGCGCGCTGCGGGTGAGCGTCGCCTTCCCCGCCGCCGCGAGATCGGCGAACGCGCCGACGCCCACCGCGCCGAGCAGCGCCGCGCCATACGCCGGGCCTTCCTCGCGGTTCACCGTCTGCACCGGCAGCCCGTAGACCTCGGCCTGCAGCGTGCGCACGAACGGGCTCTTCGCGCCGCCGCCGGTGAGCAGCAGGCTCGCCGGCGCGAGGCCGAGCGACTGGAGGATCGAGACCGAGTCGCGGAGCGCGAACGAGACGCCCTCGAGCACGGCGCGCGTGGTGTGCGCCCGCGTGTGCGCGAGCGAGAGGCCCAACAGCGCGCCGCGCGCCGACGCGTCGCGATGCGGCGTGCGCTCGCCCTGCAGGTACGGCAGGAACGTGACGCCCTCGGCGCCGCGCGGCACGCTCGCCGCCTCGGCGTCGAGCCGCGCGCTCGCGCCGGGCGACGCCAGCTCGCGCGCGAACTGCTCGCGGTACCACGAGAACGCGCCGCCCGCCGACAGCACGACGCCCATCACGTACCACACGTTAGGCACCACGTGGCAGAACGTGTGCGCGCGCAGCCCGGGATCCACCACCGGCCGAGCGGTGGGCGCGAGCACGGTGCCGGACGTCCCCCAGCTCGCGACCGCCTCGCCCGGCGCCACGACGCCGACGCCCGCCGCTCCGCACGCGTTGTCCGCGCCGCCGCCGACGACCGATGTTCCCTCCGCGAGCCCGCACGCCGCGGCCGCCTCGCCCGTCACACGCCCGAGCACGTCGGACGAGCCGCCGACGTCGGGGAGCAGCGCGCGCGGCACGTCGACGGCGGCGAGCAGCTCGTCGCTCCACCGCAGCCGCGCGGGATCGAACATCAGCGTGCCCGACGCGTCCGACGGCTCGGTGGCGAGCACGCCGGTGAGGCGGTAGCGGATGAAGTCCTTCGCCAGCAGCACGGTGGCGACGCGCGCGTAGGCGTCGGGCTCGTGGCGCCGCAGCCACAGCACCTTCGGGAGCGTGAAGCCCTCGAGCGCCGCGTTCATCACCCAATCGCGCAGCCTGTCCTCGCCGCCCGCACGCCGCGTGATCTCGTCGCACTCGGCGGTCGTGCGGCCGTCGCACCAGAGCAGCGCGGGGCGGATGACCTGCCCCGCGCGGTCGAGAAACACGCTCGAGTGCATCTGACCGGAGATGCCGACCGCCGCGACGGAATCGTCGGGCCGCTGCGCCAGCACGTCGCGCAGCGCAGCGACGCTCGCCTGCCACCACGCCTCCGGATCCTGCTCCGCCCAGCCGGGCCGTGGGGTGCTCATCCTGAGCGGCGTCGTGGCCGACGCGACGACGTCGCCGCCGGGCGCGACGAGGATCGCCTTGACGCCGCTCGTGCCGACGTCGAGGCCGAGGAAGAGTGCACTCATGCGGGAATCATCGGTCGAGAGTCAGTGCAGGTGCGCTGTCCTTTCGGCAGGATAAACAGGATGGACAGGATGAACACCAACAACGACTGCTTTGTTGTTGGTGTTCATCCTGTCCATCCTGTTCCTCCTGTCGAAAGCAGCGCTCAGCGCGCTCCGAGCAGCACTTCGATCGTGAGCTGGTCGAGCCGCTCGTACGCGTAGCCCTGCGCGCGGATGGCGGGCAGATCGAGCTGCTGCTCCTTCAGCGCCTTCGCGCGCTCGGGCGAGAACTTCACGCCGTCGTTCCCGGCCCCGTCGCCACGGGTCTTCAGCTCGCGCACGAGCTGCTGGATCTCGGCGTCGGCGTTCCAGCGCGCGGCCTTCTCCTTCAGGATGAGATAGGTGCGCATGCAGCCGGCGGCGAAGTCCCACACGCCCTGCTCGTCCTCGGTGCGGTAGGCGTGCGCGTCGAAGTGGCGCATGCCGTTCCACTGCGCGTCCTCGAGCAGCTTCACGAGGAAGAAGTTGTCCTTCACGTTCACGGAGCCGAAGCGGAAGTCCTGGTCGTAGCGCCCCGGCTTCTGATCGTTCAGGTCGATGTGGAACAGCTTCCCCGCGTCGAGCGCCTGCGCGACGCCGTGCGTGAAGTCGAGCCCCGCCATCGTGTCGTGCGCGACCTCGGGGTTGAGCCCCACCATCTCGGGATGGTCGAGCGTCTCGATGAACGCGAGCGCGTGGCCGATCGTCGGCAGGTAGATGTCGCCGCGCGGCTCGTTCGGCTTCGGCTCGAGCGCGAACTTGTAGTCGTACCCCTGCGCGATGTTGTACTCGCAGAGGAAGTTCAACGCGTCGCGGAACCACTTCATGGCGTCGCGCGGATCCTTCGCCGCGTTCGTCTCCGTGCCCTCGCGCCCGCCCCAGAACACGTACGTCTCGGCGCCGAACTCCTTGCCGAGGTCCATGGAGCGCATCGTCTTCTGCAGCGCGTAGGCGCGCACGCGCGCGTCGTTCGACGTGAACGCGCCGTCCTTGAACGCGGGGTCGGTGAACAGGTTCGTCGTCGCCATCGGGACCTTGAGCCCCGTGCGCTCGAGCGCGGCCCTGAAGTCCTTGATGATCTGCGCGCGCTCCGACGCCGACGCGTCGCGCGGAACGAGATCCTCGTCGTGGAAGTTCACCCCGTACGCTCCCAGCTCGCCGAGCTTGTCGACGATGCACGGCGCGGAGATGGCGGAGCGCACCGGCTCACCGAACGGGTCGCGGCCGACGTTGCCGACGGTCCAGAGGCCGAACGTGAAGTGGTGCTCGGGGCGGGGCGTGTAGGCGTCGCTCATCGCAAGCTCAGGGAACGTTGTCGCAGCGGGGTTTGTCGCGGTTCGCCGGGCAGCGAACCTGGAGATAGTACTGCAGCGGGTGCGCGGGCTGCTCGTAGCGTGCCGGAATGGGTAGATGCGAGAACGACTGGAAGTATGTCAGCGCCGCGTCGCGCCACCAGCGGGCTTCCTTCTCCTGGATCGCCAGGAAGCTCTGTACGTCGCGGAACCGCTCGTCGTCCACCTTGCCGCGCTGGGCGTCCCAGGTGCGCTGCATGGCGCGCACGGAGTCGACCCCGGCGTTGTAGCGCGCGACGAGCTCGTCCCAGAGCGGCCGGCCGTGCGTCGCCGGCAGCCGCTCGGTCCACCCGACGTGATGGAACCAGAGCAGCACGGAGTCGGGCACCGTCCGCTGGTTCCCCCACCGCGCGCGGATCGGCGGCGCGTACTGCTCCAGCGCGTTGCTCCCCGTCGCGGTGCGGTCGAAGCCGAGGCCGAGCGAGTCGGCGCGGTGGAAGTAGGTCGGCGTCTGGTCGGCGCGCATGCGCGTGTTCGGCCCACCGACCCACGGCCCCGGCCCGTAGTGGTGCCCCGTGGCCATGATGTGCGCGAGGCCGAGCGGCGTCATGTAGTTCACGACCGCCTCGCGCGACGTCTTCATCATCGCCTTCACCGCGCGCACGAACGACGGGTCGTTCGTGAACGTCATGCGCAGCCAGTCGTCGGCGATGTCGCTCGCCGACATCTCGGGATCCCACGCGAGGCGGCCGTACGCGTACCAGTTCGCCTGGTTGAACTGCGAGCCGGTCCAGTTGCGATCGTCGCCGATGTTCGATACGCCGGCGATGCCGGTGCGCGCGTAACCGTGCAGCGAGCCGTCGATCACCTTCGCGACGGTGGAGCCCTTCCCCTTCGCCCACGTGTCGGACCGCAGCACCTCCTCGAACTCCTGCCCGAGGTAGACGAGGTGCGTGTCCTGGCCGAGGTACTCCTTCGTGACCTGGAACTCCATCATGAGCGGCGTCTTCGGCATCGCGCCGAAGAGCGGCGAGAACGGCTCGCGCGGCTGGAAGTCGAGCGGCCCGTTCTTCACCTGCACGAACGCGTTGTCGCGGAACTGCCCGTCGAGCGGCTTGAACTCCGTGTACGCCTGCTTCACGCGGTCGACAGGCACCTCGTTGCTGTACACGAACGCGCGCCACATCACCACGCCGCCGTGCGGCGCGAGCGCCTCGGCGAACATGTTCGCGCCGTCGGCGTGCGTGCGGTGATAGTCCTGCGGGCCGGGCTGCCCCTCCGAGTTCGCCTTCACGGTGAACCCGCCGAAGTCGGGGATCAGCGCGTAGATGGAGTCGATCTTCGCCTTCCACCACGCGCGCACCGCGGGGTCGAGCGGGTCCGCCGTCTTCAGCCCGCCGATCTCGATCGGGGCGCTGAACCGCGCCGTGAGGTACACGCGCACGCCGTACGGGCGGAACACGTTCGCGAGCGCGGCGACCTTCGCGAGGTACTCGGGCGTCAGGATGCGCGCGTTCGCGTTCACGTTCGTGAGCACCGCGCCGTTGATGCCGATCGACGCGTTCGCGCGCGCGTAGTCGCGGTAGCGCGGGTTCGACGCGTCGGGGAGCGTGTCCCACGCCCACAACGAATGCCCGGCGTAGCCGCGCTCCACGCTGCGATTGAGGTTGTCCCAGTGGTTCAGCAGCCGGAGCTGGATCTTCGGCGCGCTCGCCACCGCGAGGTTCGCGAGCGTGCCGTACGTCTGGAGCTGGCGCAGGAACCGGAACGCGCCGTAGAGCGCGCCGACGTCGCTGTTCGCGGCGACGACGATCGCGCGCCGGCCGCCCACGCGCGTCGCGCGCACGACGTAGCCCTCGCGCCCAACGGCCCGCAGCGCGTCGCCGAGGCCTAACGCGCCGATCGTGCGCGACGACGCCGGCGTGCCGACGATCACCGCGCCGTCGCGCGTGGCCGACGCCGACAGCGGCACGTCGGCGCCGAGCAGTCCGCGCAGCCCGGTCCGCAGCTCGTCGCGCGCCGCGCGCAGCGTCGGCGAGTCGCCGTCGACCACGAGCTGCGTCACGGCCGCGCGGTACTCGGCCAGCCGCGCCGCGTCCGTCACCGGGCGGTAGCGCAGCCACAGGTCGTAACCGTCCTCCGCGCGCGCGGGCGCGGCGGCGGACAGGACCAACCATAGCGTGATCAATGCTCTCTTCATTCGCATCGGTGCTCGGCGTTCTCGACAGGATGCACAGGATGGACAGGATGAGCGCCAACACCAACTGCTTCGTCGTTGGTGCTCATCCTGTCCATCCTGTTCATCCTGTCGAAGAGAAGCGGAAGACGGTGCGCGACGTGTACGTGTCGCCGGGACGCAGGATCGTCGACGGAAAGTGCGGCTGGTTCGGCGAGTCGGGGAAGTGCTGCGTCTCCAGCGCGAGGCCGGACCGCGCACCGTAGCGCACGCCGCCCTTGCCCGGCGGGCCCTCGGCGAGCGCGTTTCCCGAGTAGAAGTGCACGCCCGGCTCGGTGGTGAACACGTCGAGCGCGCGCCCGCTCCGCGGCTCGTGCACGCGCGCGGCGAAGCGGAGCCCGGGCGCGTCGCCGTCGATCACGAAGTTGTGGTCGTAGCCCCCGGCGTGCGCGAGCTGCGGATCGGCGTCGTCGATGCGCGCGCCGA
This DNA window, taken from Gemmatirosa kalamazoonensis, encodes the following:
- the xylB gene encoding xylulokinase encodes the protein MSALFLGLDVGTSGVKAILVAPGGDVVASATTPLRMSTPRPGWAEQDPEAWWQASVAALRDVLAQRPDDSVAAVGISGQMHSSVFLDRAGQVIRPALLWCDGRTTAECDEITRRAGGEDRLRDWVMNAALEGFTLPKVLWLRRHEPDAYARVATVLLAKDFIRYRLTGVLATEPSDASGTLMFDPARLRWSDELLAAVDVPRALLPDVGGSSDVLGRVTGEAAAACGLAEGTSVVGGGADNACGAAGVGVVAPGEAVASWGTSGTVLAPTARPVVDPGLRAHTFCHVVPNVWYVMGVVLSAGGAFSWYREQFARELASPGASARLDAEAASVPRGAEGVTFLPYLQGERTPHRDASARGALLGLSLAHTRAHTTRAVLEGVSFALRDSVSILQSLGLAPASLLLTGGGAKSPFVRTLQAEVYGLPVQTVNREEGPAYGAALLGAVGVGAFADLAAAGKATLTRSALEHPDPAAHRAYDDVYARFRASYAAAQPAAPSAQR
- the xylA gene encoding xylose isomerase, translated to MSDAYTPRPEHHFTFGLWTVGNVGRDPFGEPVRSAISAPCIVDKLGELGAYGVNFHDEDLVPRDASASERAQIIKDFRAALERTGLKVPMATTNLFTDPAFKDGAFTSNDARVRAYALQKTMRSMDLGKEFGAETYVFWGGREGTETNAAKDPRDAMKWFRDALNFLCEYNIAQGYDYKFALEPKPNEPRGDIYLPTIGHALAFIETLDHPEMVGLNPEVAHDTMAGLDFTHGVAQALDAGKLFHIDLNDQKPGRYDQDFRFGSVNVKDNFFLVKLLEDAQWNGMRHFDAHAYRTEDEQGVWDFAAGCMRTYLILKEKAARWNADAEIQQLVRELKTRGDGAGNDGVKFSPERAKALKEQQLDLPAIRAQGYAYERLDQLTIEVLLGAR
- a CDS encoding alpha-glucuronidase family glycosyl hydrolase; its protein translation is MKRALITLWLVLSAAAPARAEDGYDLWLRYRPVTDAARLAEYRAAVTQLVVDGDSPTLRAARDELRTGLRGLLGADVPLSASATRDGAVIVGTPASSRTIGALGLGDALRAVGREGYVVRATRVGGRRAIVVAANSDVGALYGAFRFLRQLQTYGTLANLAVASAPKIQLRLLNHWDNLNRSVERGYAGHSLWAWDTLPDASNPRYRDYARANASIGINGAVLTNVNANARILTPEYLAKVAALANVFRPYGVRVYLTARFSAPIEIGGLKTADPLDPAVRAWWKAKIDSIYALIPDFGGFTVKANSEGQPGPQDYHRTHADGANMFAEALAPHGGVVMWRAFVYSNEVPVDRVKQAYTEFKPLDGQFRDNAFVQVKNGPLDFQPREPFSPLFGAMPKTPLMMEFQVTKEYLGQDTHLVYLGQEFEEVLRSDTWAKGKGSTVAKVIDGSLHGYARTGIAGVSNIGDDRNWTGSQFNQANWYAYGRLAWDPEMSASDIADDWLRMTFTNDPSFVRAVKAMMKTSREAVVNYMTPLGLAHIMATGHHYGPGPWVGGPNTRMRADQTPTYFHRADSLGLGFDRTATGSNALEQYAPPIRARWGNQRTVPDSVLLWFHHVGWTERLPATHGRPLWDELVARYNAGVDSVRAMQRTWDAQRGKVDDERFRDVQSFLAIQEKEARWWRDAALTYFQSFSHLPIPARYEQPAHPLQYYLQVRCPANRDKPRCDNVP
- a CDS encoding ATP-binding protein, encoding MTTVSRHTVPLDRVFPGDGEMARRCRAFDWTRTSLGPPSTWDAALRVAVRTALESPMPINLWCGADRVLIYNDGYIPLLGAKHPRALGTPGFEVWHEIWPEISGMFDRILAGGPATYAEDAPFRMERSGETDAASAWFTFSLSPVRDDAGEVIAFFNVAVESTQRILAQREVEAARAAAVRAEERLRGVFAQAPAFLAVLRGPEHVFEFANDAYLQLVGHRDIIGRRVVDAIPEVIGQGFVELLDRVLATGEPFVGRETPVLLRQTPDAPPTQLYLDFVYQPLVEGNGERVGIVAHGSNVTEAVMARRAIEASEARYRFLANAIPVQVWTATPDGALDFVSDRTARSLGRPAHALLGPGWLDVVHPDDVAAATERWQQSLRTGEPYEVEFRLRSAEHGAYRWHLGRAIAQRGDDGEVLAWFGTNTDIEESKRAQAELQRLTQEALDANRAKSDFLAAMSHDLRTPLNAIGGYAQLMEMGVRGPITDEQRTDLARIQRAKEHLDRLVSDVLSFAKLGAGRIDLRRHTVEARALVASVLEMIGPQLEEKRLELRAPDVPNGILIACDIDKTRQILVNLLANALKFTPAGGTIAIAVRAASAVVSIDVTDNGIGIPGDQLERIFQPFAQAERALDPREQGVGLGLAISRQLARAMAGELRVSSAPGVGSTFTLTLPRHAG